Below is a genomic region from Streptomyces ferrugineus.
CGAGGGAGAACTCAATCGACCAGGTGAGCGCGACGTCTTCGCCCGCACTCAGAGCCCTCAGATACTGACGATTCCCGAACTCAAATACCAAGGATTTCGAGTTGATTTCTTCCAGATCTTCCTCGGTGGCTGAAACGACCTCAATCACATCGCGGCCTGTCTCCGGCTTGATCTCTACCAGATGGGAGACTGACCTGATCATTCCCTGTATTGCGGGTTCAGTTAAATCAACGAACCGCAATTGACCGATACCGCGAAGTCCAAGGGCGGCAAGGATTCTCGCTTGCCGTTGTGTACCCGGGCGCTTGCGTTGTACCACTGCGGCTCTCTCGCCCACCGTCAGGCGAAGCGGCTTCCGCGTAGCATGCTTGCTTTTCTCATAGATCCGATTTGCTCCATAGTCGTTGTCTCGAGCTGCCTCACTACCTGAATCCATACCTCCAGTTGACGGCAGTCCCACGTCGCCCGCCACTCAGCGGGTGGGCCCCTGCGCCAGCAATTCGGGCCCGGGCCTGTCGTGGGGCCCGCATCGCACGGTGCGGGTTCAGGGAAGTCTCCTCTCAGGAGTCCGATCGTTCGGATCGTCGTCCCCAACGACCAACGACCACCCGAACCAGCGATGGCGCGATAAATCGAACACATGATTGAATCTGGGTATGCGATCGTTCCCCGACGACCTCGTCCAGGCACAGCAGGAGTGGAGCGCCACCTACCACCGGCTGGCCGGCGGGCCGGGCCGAACCGAGCTGCGCCGCCGTCTGTACCGGCTCTCGACCGAGGTGCTCTTCCACCCGTACTGGCGGGAAGGCGGCCGCACCCCGGCGGCATGGGCGGAGCTGCGGAAGCAGGGGCGGGGAGGAAGGAGCTGGAGGTGACCGGCTTCATCCCGCACGAGGGCGTCGCGGGCCATGGCCGAGCTACCGCCTGACGCGCGACGGCTGCGGGCGATCCTCGCGAACCTCGACGAACAGATCGCCAGCCACGAGACCGTCGGCATCTACCTGCGCCTCCAGCGCGAAGCCGTACGCGCGGCACTCACCCGCGCCGAGAACCGACACGCACCCCGGCTGCCGAAGTCCCCACAGCCGCGACAGGCACCCGCGGCCC
It encodes:
- a CDS encoding uL30 family ribosomal protein — encoded protein: MDSGSEAARDNDYGANRIYEKSKHATRKPLRLTVGERAAVVQRKRPGTQRQARILAALGLRGIGQLRFVDLTEPAIQGMIRSVSHLVEIKPETGRDVIEVVSATEEDLEEINSKSLVFEFGNRQYLRALSAGEDVALTWSIEFSLARALKRLTHLLPASTSFEESSGETWWHDGRAAVTGSADKALNEARRSPSSVSFIRVDYHTPPSWDFSFTWLSPNSGESGYSQGGLRCPRDDFDVFSRIIPASATPRVARSLVKLLPSIREMEVILDDLQEEECKGGRGRADEGRN